GTAAGTGGACGCGCTTCATGGTTGGTTTCATTGTGCTGCATAGCGGGTGGAGTAGGGGGGGCTCAGGCGGCGAACTTTAGTTCAAAACCGTTAAGCAAAGAGCAACTCTTGGGTGTTTACCAACCGATTGAACCAACCCAATTCTCGACTTCTGCAGCTAGAGTTAATTCAGTCGCATGGTTGGTTGAACAATTGAAGTTGGCTGACGCTATTGGGCGTGATGATATTGTTGAAAGCACGCTAGAACGGTTGTTCGCGATAGATGAAACCAGCCCAATAGGTTTGTTCTATCAAGCGAATATGTTTTTGAAGCGTCAACAGCTTGCTTTAGCACAACAGACTTTCGAACGTTTAAAACAGAGTGCACCGAACTCTTCGCAAACACAGGATCTTGCTGAAATCATCGCGATTAGAACCGATAAAAAGCTAGATTATCAGCGCGCTAAGTTACTGGCAAAGTCGGGGCGTTATCAAGAGGCGATCGAGGCGTATAAAACGCTTTTTCCTACCGGTATGCCGTCAGCTGCCTTACAACTTGAATTTCTCCAATTACAGGGCAACCTTACTCAAAACTGGCAAATGGTAAAGCAAGGTCTGGAACAACTTAATGCAGAATATCCGGGCGTTCCGCAGTTTCAGTTGGCTTTGGCAAACCATATTCGTAAACAAGATCCCGCCGATGCGTGGATTCTTGATACTTACAACAAGCTCGCATTAGTACCATCGGTGGGTAAAAGCGCCGCAACCTCATGGTTAAGAGCGTTAGACCAACTCCCGATTTCTGCTCAAGTGGTACAACAGTACGCCATTTTAGCCAGTTATTATCCGGCAGATTTGGAAATTCAGCGAGCAAATCAAAGCGCTATTCAGCGTTGGAATACCGAGCAAGCGCTGCGCAAAGATCCGACATACTTGGCGAAGTTGAAAGGTCTGCAATTACTTGAGCAAGGCAAGACAGAGCAAGCGGCGGTTCAGTTGCGTTATGCATTAACCACCCGTCCGGATGATCCTGAAATACTTGGGGGGATGGGTAAGGTTTATTTGCGTCGAGGTGAGCAGCAAAGAGCTTTGGCGTATTTTCAACGTGCGCAGGCACTAGACAAAGATCCAGATAGTGCGAGCAAATGGGCGACGCTGGTGGAGACCTCTCGTTACTGGAGTTATCTCGATCAAGGTGACGCATTGATGGCGCAAGGGAAATACCCTCAAGCGGAACGGTTTTATCGCCGAGCGATTCAGTTAGACAGTTCTCAACCCTATGCCTTTACTGGCTTGGGTGCTTCGCTGGTTAGCCAAGCGCAGTATCTTGCTGCGGACAAAGCGTACCGCCAAGCTTTACAGCTAGAACCGCTCAATGGTTCAGCATTACGTGGACGTTTGGATACTCGAATTGTGCAGAACGATTGGTTAGGAGCTCAATCCATCGCTAACCATTATTCCTCCAAGCAGAAATTGGTGGTGTCGGAAAAAATTAAGGCAATTGAATCTGAAATCATCTTGGTGAATTTACGCCAGGCGATTGATAAAAATGACGCCGTGATGACAAGAGAAGCCTCTGATCAGCTCATTGCATTGAATCCGAGTTCACCTTGGCAAAGGTTAGACATTGCGAATGTGATTCAGTCATTGGGAGAGAAAAAACGTGCTGATCGTTTAATGGCTGATTGGAATCAATCTAGCCAAGATCCAGAAATGAAATTCGCTTACGCACTGTACCTTGCCCAAGAATATCGCCTGCTAGAGGCGACTCAACAACTAGAGAGTATTGATACAAACGACCGCACGCCTGCGATGCAACGTAACTTAACTCGTTTGAAATTGGATGTTGAGTTGAGAGATGTGCAGTCGCGTTATTTGGTTGATCCTCAGTCTGTTACCGATTCTCTGGATATGTTGTCAGCCCAATATGCCGGACAGGTTCAGCCGCTTGCGCGTATTGTCGCTGCTTGGATAGCGATAGAGCGCACAGACAAAGCAAACAAGATCTACACCAGTCTTTTTCCTTTGCAAAGTTGGTCGTTCGATGATCAGTTAGCCTATGGGGAGATGATGGTGAGTTTGCAGCGTTTT
The genomic region above belongs to Vibrio ponticus and contains:
- a CDS encoding cellulose synthase subunit BcsC-related outer membrane protein, giving the protein MSVSGRASWLVSLCCIAGGVGGAQAANFSSKPLSKEQLLGVYQPIEPTQFSTSAARVNSVAWLVEQLKLADAIGRDDIVESTLERLFAIDETSPIGLFYQANMFLKRQQLALAQQTFERLKQSAPNSSQTQDLAEIIAIRTDKKLDYQRAKLLAKSGRYQEAIEAYKTLFPTGMPSAALQLEFLQLQGNLTQNWQMVKQGLEQLNAEYPGVPQFQLALANHIRKQDPADAWILDTYNKLALVPSVGKSAATSWLRALDQLPISAQVVQQYAILASYYPADLEIQRANQSAIQRWNTEQALRKDPTYLAKLKGLQLLEQGKTEQAAVQLRYALTTRPDDPEILGGMGKVYLRRGEQQRALAYFQRAQALDKDPDSASKWATLVETSRYWSYLDQGDALMAQGKYPQAERFYRRAIQLDSSQPYAFTGLGASLVSQAQYLAADKAYRQALQLEPLNGSALRGRLDTRIVQNDWLGAQSIANHYSSKQKLVVSEKIKAIESEIILVNLRQAIDKNDAVMTREASDQLIALNPSSPWQRLDIANVIQSLGEKKRADRLMADWNQSSQDPEMKFAYALYLAQEYRLLEATQQLESIDTNDRTPAMQRNLTRLKLDVELRDVQSRYLVDPQSVTDSLDMLSAQYAGQVQPLARIVAAWIAIERTDKANKIYTSLFPLQSWSFDDQLAYGEMMVSLQRFADFDHWFKQQTSQAEYASLSVSQVLQFEELNIRRLLAQGDVLLATHQPQQALEVFQQVSTKSEPFVTQAQIGMLQASALIDEHAIYHDLHLLLLKKKSSLTAAQLMTVAEVFNQQGYREDANTLNQALDNTPDANAFAYRNSLAIAMDNQQWNLAERRVYQALDSDRLEKNPQLTETDQSSLTLRELYDSAADYWLTRNVKADIDALRDRSDGHVMFGWDYSARDGNNTTNQVPIEARIPVEEWDGHLLLRADYVAVDSGKLEYFEKDPDHSPKDNVVEGSASGVALGIGWQAQDWQVDIGTTPVGFDHTTWVGGVGVNGDLGEFGWSVDASRRPETSSTLSYSGLSVPAQTSELSGEGTKWGGVVSTGLKLNSSWDIGGPYGFWSSLQYHSLTGENVADNTRLGLLGGGYYKLIATDTQRLSIGTNLIYLSYDKNLGEYSLYHGGYYSPQSYISLSLPVNFYGRYDSTWSYLLSGSISNSWTQQDGPYLVENGKSERGGGFGASLQAAVEKRVSKHWYLGALVDLQRSEFYTPNHFMLYAKYTFNDRWQPIAYPPQPPILYSDF